GTCCTTAAAAAAATTTATTTTTTTAATTAGGCATAGAGCCGTTAAAGGAAGGCAATTTGCAAAAATACAAATTTCCTCTTGCAACTAGTCAATTAGCCTTTATGATCTGGATGTGGTTATCTCGTTGAGATACCGGGGTAATTGGATTGAATTTAACTGCTAAAGATTTCTTAGTAGTTCCAAGGGATATTTTAATGCACCAGCATGGATACATCGGCCGCAAAATGCGGCTGCCGAAACTTAAGGATCACCCGGCAATCATTATTGCAACTTTTGGCTCTTCGACCACAGGCCAGGCTGCCATGGACGCCGTTGAAGCCCAGATTGCCGAGAGGTTTGCAGACCATCAGATATACTGGGCATATACATCCGAAATCATCCGAAGAAAAAGAGGGTTGCCAAGTCTTTTGGAAACCCTGGCCAAAGTGGAGTCTGACGGGTATCGCAAAGCCGTTGTTCAGCCCTTGCATGTTTTTCCCGGCACAGAGTACCAGCAGGTCCAGGAGTCATCTCTATATTTCCCCGGGTTGCGGGTGATCGTGGGTGAAACCCTGTGCCACCGGTGGAGTTTTATTGAAGCGGTTCTTGAAGAGGTGTCAGGGGATTTTCTCTCCGGGAAAGATCAGATCAACCTGCTTGCCCTGCACG
This window of the uncultured Desulfobacter sp. genome carries:
- a CDS encoding sirohydrochlorin cobaltochelatase, whose product is MHQHGYIGRKMRLPKLKDHPAIIIATFGSSTTGQAAMDAVEAQIAERFADHQIYWAYTSEIIRRKRGLPSLLETLAKVESDGYRKAVVQPLHVFPGTEYQQVQESSLYFPGLRVIVGETLCHRWSFIEAVLEEVSGDFLSGKDQINLLALHGTPLAADPVNTIYMGINHLVSGMYDNVYAATVEGIPNIQSVAGRIKKDHARTPFARIRLIPMMFLAGMHVQTDLMGDKKSWRIIFEEMGMEVDCPTISCGAQEYFKGLAYRKACIQFFCQRLKRALDLMDHY